A part of Helicobacter fennelliae genomic DNA contains:
- a CDS encoding chemotaxis protein CheW, whose product MIKEIDKTTSLHLNNEAQFLCFTLEDDTKTKDSRNPETQLYAINVFKVREIIYYDGDLTETAGENNGLVLGFLTVRGESIPLIDMRRWLYYNPKNPRKDLRAFSVESSKSLVVICNFSNQDVGLKILGVKHIIHKSWGEINVGSEFGFDGDSKVTATTKYEDGSVIQILDVERMIVDAFPGISNDKMLEISNLHEIHSDKMVLIAEDSKSASKALEVILEKLGVKYMAFGNGRALLDYLGRDGVADTIGVIITDLEMPMVSGFEILRQVKNNPLTKNIPIIVNSSMSSDSNIELAQSLHADGFITKSDPKKIESYLRQFLTQS is encoded by the coding sequence ACTTAAATAACGAAGCACAATTTTTGTGCTTTACTTTAGAAGATGACACCAAAACAAAAGATTCTCGCAATCCAGAAACGCAGCTCTATGCGATTAATGTTTTTAAAGTGCGCGAGATTATTTATTATGATGGAGATTTGACCGAAACTGCAGGCGAAAATAACGGCTTAGTGCTTGGCTTTCTGACCGTTCGCGGAGAGTCCATACCTCTTATTGATATGCGCCGATGGTTGTATTATAACCCCAAAAATCCACGAAAAGATTTGCGAGCATTTTCGGTAGAATCTAGCAAAAGTCTTGTTGTAATTTGTAATTTTTCAAATCAAGATGTAGGCTTAAAAATCTTAGGAGTCAAGCATATCATTCACAAAAGCTGGGGAGAGATTAATGTCGGAAGTGAATTTGGGTTTGATGGCGATAGCAAAGTAACAGCCACGACAAAATACGAAGACGGCTCGGTGATACAGATTCTTGATGTTGAGCGAATGATTGTTGATGCATTTCCGGGCATTAGCAATGACAAAATGCTAGAGATTAGCAATCTCCATGAAATCCATTCAGACAAAATGGTTTTAATCGCTGAGGATTCTAAATCAGCATCAAAAGCCCTAGAGGTGATTTTAGAAAAGCTTGGTGTGAAATATATGGCGTTTGGAAATGGTCGCGCACTGCTTGATTATCTGGGAAGAGATGGAGTTGCAGATACGATTGGCGTGATTATTACCGATTTGGAAATGCCTATGGTTTCTGGGTTTGAGATATTGCGACAAGTCAAAAATAATCCCCTTACAAAAAATATTCCTATTATTGTCAATTCTTCAATGAGTAGTGATTCAAATATCGAATTAGCACAATCTTTGCATGCAGACGGATTTATCACAAAATCTGATCCAAAGAAAATAGAATCATATTTGAGACAATTTTTGACACAATCATAA
- the aspS gene encoding aspartate--tRNA ligase — MLRTHVCTQVTQELIGEKVVVCGWCNTYRDHGGVIFIDLRDYSGIVQLVCDPTSQAYQDVSKVRDEFVLIASGKVRARGAGLENPKLKTGNIEIVLDSLIIENKSQTPPIAINDQSISEDLKLKYRYLDLRSAQSYETFKKRSDISIAARNSLHKMGFLEVETPILTKQTPEGARDYLVPSRIHDGHFFALPQSPQIFKQLLMIGGFDRYFQIARCFRDEDLRADRQPEFTQIDVEMSFCDENDVMNACEILLKDIFKAADIAIQTPFERMPYSVAMETYGSDKPDLRFDLPLIEVADLFAESSNEIFAHIAKDSKNNRIKALCVKGGDRFYTRKTLNELEEFVRKFGAKGLAYIQIKSESQGIEPKGPMVKFLSKGHLDELIRRVGAEEGDIIFFGAGDKKTIWDYMGRLRLKVGKDMGLIDENLYRFLWVVDFPMFETNEDGSLSALHHPFTMPKNLDSSDKEEICSIAYDVVLNGVELGGGSIRIHKNEIQQKVFEILGISKQEAQEEFGFLLEALSFGAPPHGGFAIGLDRLVMLITKASSIRDVIAFPKTQKAICPLTEAPSSVDESLLRELHIRLRNPK, encoded by the coding sequence ATGCTAAGGACGCATGTATGCACGCAAGTAACACAAGAACTAATAGGAGAAAAAGTTGTTGTTTGTGGTTGGTGCAATACTTACAGAGATCATGGGGGAGTTATTTTTATTGATTTAAGGGATTATAGCGGTATCGTGCAGCTTGTCTGTGATCCAACATCACAAGCCTATCAAGACGTCTCAAAAGTCAGAGATGAGTTTGTATTGATAGCAAGCGGAAAAGTTCGGGCTAGAGGCGCGGGATTAGAAAACCCAAAGCTAAAAACCGGAAATATTGAAATTGTGCTTGATTCACTCATCATAGAAAACAAATCTCAAACCCCGCCTATCGCGATAAATGATCAAAGTATCAGCGAGGATTTGAAGCTCAAATATCGCTATCTTGATTTGCGCTCTGCTCAATCCTATGAGACTTTCAAAAAACGAAGCGACATCAGTATAGCTGCGCGCAATAGTTTGCATAAAATGGGCTTTTTGGAGGTCGAAACCCCAATTCTTACTAAACAAACCCCAGAAGGTGCAAGAGATTATCTTGTGCCAAGCAGAATTCACGATGGGCATTTTTTCGCACTTCCTCAAAGCCCGCAGATTTTCAAGCAACTTTTAATGATCGGTGGATTTGATCGGTATTTTCAGATCGCGCGATGTTTTCGCGATGAGGATTTGCGCGCTGATAGACAGCCAGAATTTACACAAATTGATGTGGAGATGAGCTTTTGTGATGAAAATGATGTGATGAATGCGTGCGAGATTTTACTCAAAGATATTTTTAAGGCAGCAGATATTGCGATTCAAACGCCATTTGAGCGAATGCCTTATAGTGTGGCTATGGAAACTTATGGGAGTGATAAGCCAGATTTGCGATTTGATTTACCGCTTATTGAGGTGGCAGATTTGTTTGCAGAATCTAGCAATGAGATCTTTGCGCACATTGCAAAAGATAGCAAAAATAACCGCATAAAAGCACTCTGTGTCAAAGGTGGCGATAGATTCTATACAAGAAAAACGCTCAACGAGCTTGAAGAATTTGTCAGAAAATTTGGAGCCAAAGGATTAGCCTATATCCAAATCAAAAGCGAGTCACAAGGAATAGAGCCAAAAGGACCAATGGTAAAATTTTTGAGCAAAGGACATCTTGATGAGCTTATAAGACGCGTCGGCGCAGAAGAAGGGGATATTATATTTTTTGGTGCGGGCGATAAAAAAACCATTTGGGATTATATGGGAAGATTGCGCTTGAAAGTAGGCAAAGATATGGGGCTTATTGATGAGAATCTCTATCGGTTTTTGTGGGTGGTTGATTTTCCGATGTTTGAAACAAACGAAGATGGAAGTCTCTCTGCCCTACATCACCCTTTCACAATGCCTAAAAATCTAGATTCTAGCGATAAAGAAGAGATATGCTCCATAGCCTATGATGTCGTGCTTAATGGCGTGGAGCTTGGGGGTGGAAGTATCAGAATCCACAAAAATGAAATCCAGCAAAAAGTCTTTGAGATTCTAGGGATTAGCAAGCAAGAAGCCCAAGAGGAGTTTGGATTCTTGCTTGAGGCTTTGAGCTTTGGCGCACCGCCTCATGG